A genome region from Methanobacterium sp. includes the following:
- a CDS encoding tetratricopeptide repeat protein, with translation MNTEGAHYYIEKGIETWLDHKNYFEAIDLFSRALEFEPHNPDAHLLRGAVYVDVGDLHLALKDYNKALEYNPENIRLFFDKGTVLFYLGKYDKAIRSYEKFLSEEPHDVDALYFNGLSYHFIGENETAQKLIDEALALIDKSDDLYPDLCNAKGEILFDLKNYPEAIDYFNKAVESDSASFIALYNVGRAYYELGKLEDALEYIDAALKIEPKEWDVINYKGLILMDMGRKEESLQCFDKIIALHPIYFPAWYNKGVVLKQLKKTEEALEHFDEAIKLLLDKKPGMTRGMCLKEFKCE, from the coding sequence ATGAACACTGAAGGTGCCCACTATTACATTGAAAAGGGTATAGAAACATGGTTAGACCATAAAAACTATTTTGAAGCAATTGACCTTTTCTCCAGAGCATTGGAATTCGAACCACATAACCCTGATGCCCATCTTTTAAGGGGAGCAGTATATGTTGATGTTGGAGACCTTCACCTGGCTTTGAAGGATTATAACAAAGCTTTAGAATACAACCCTGAAAACATAAGATTATTTTTTGATAAAGGAACCGTACTATTCTATTTAGGGAAATATGATAAAGCTATACGTTCCTATGAAAAGTTCCTCTCTGAAGAACCTCATGATGTTGATGCACTGTATTTTAATGGGTTATCCTATCATTTCATTGGAGAGAATGAAACTGCCCAGAAATTAATTGACGAAGCCCTGGCATTAATTGATAAATCTGATGACCTGTACCCTGATCTGTGTAATGCCAAGGGAGAAATACTCTTTGATCTAAAAAATTATCCGGAAGCAATTGATTATTTTAACAAAGCAGTGGAATCAGATTCTGCCTCTTTTATTGCCCTTTACAATGTAGGGCGGGCATACTATGAACTGGGAAAACTAGAAGATGCACTGGAATACATTGATGCAGCTTTAAAAATTGAACCTAAAGAGTGGGATGTTATAAATTATAAAGGCCTTATCTTAATGGATATGGGTCGCAAGGAAGAATCTCTCCAGTGCTTTGATAAGATCATTGCCTTGCATCCCATCTACTTCCCGGCGTGGTACAATAAAGGAGTGGTCCTCAAACAACTTAAAAAAACTGAGGAAGCACTGGAACATTTTGATGAAGCAATCAAACTCCTTTTAGATAAAAAACCTGGAATGACCAGGGGAATGTGTTTAAAAGAGTTTAAATGTGAATAA
- a CDS encoding metallophosphoesterase encodes MKKGFIFVIIALILLVAYMLVEPYWIETKHITLESDQIPAQFDGKTIVFLSDIHAGPFFSQDRIDSLVSQVNAMNPDLILLGGDYIDGDSAYINSTFESLSKLEAPLGVYAVLGNKDPQDYTLDAIPNYGITYIGNKGTWIEENGSRIRLGGVGDYNNGAQIQNATTSVVTPQDFVILISHNPDYFPKVNKSKVDMVFSGHTHGGQVTFFGLWAPSTHSDYGNKYRTGVIEENNSTLIVSNGIGTTILPIRFFARPQIIVVELKKT; translated from the coding sequence TTGAAAAAAGGTTTTATATTCGTTATCATAGCATTAATCCTACTGGTGGCTTACATGCTGGTGGAGCCCTACTGGATTGAAACCAAGCATATAACCCTTGAATCTGACCAGATACCAGCCCAGTTCGATGGGAAAACAATCGTTTTCCTCAGTGATATTCATGCTGGCCCCTTTTTCAGTCAGGATAGAATTGATAGTTTGGTTAGCCAGGTTAATGCCATGAACCCGGACCTCATCCTCTTGGGAGGGGACTACATTGATGGAGATTCTGCATATATTAATTCAACATTCGAGTCTTTATCCAAATTAGAAGCACCCCTGGGTGTTTATGCGGTTCTAGGGAATAAAGATCCCCAGGATTATACCCTGGATGCCATTCCAAACTATGGAATTACCTATATAGGGAATAAGGGCACCTGGATTGAAGAAAATGGTTCCAGGATTCGTCTGGGAGGAGTGGGGGACTATAATAATGGCGCCCAGATCCAGAATGCCACCACATCAGTGGTCACACCCCAGGATTTTGTCATACTGATTAGCCATAACCCGGATTACTTCCCCAAGGTGAATAAATCCAAGGTTGATATGGTTTTCTCAGGTCACACACATGGAGGACAGGTAACCTTTTTCGGCCTCTGGGCACCCAGTACTCATTCAGATTACGGGAATAAATACCGGACAGGAGTAATTGAAGAAAACAACAGCACGTTGATTGTGAGTAATGGTATAGGAACAACCATACTCCCCATACGGTTTTTTGCAAGGCCCCAGATCATTGTGGTGGAACTGAAAAAGACATGA
- a CDS encoding ATP-binding cassette domain-containing protein, translating to MARVVIKTENMSFTYPDGTSALQNINMEILEGERAAIIGSNGAGKSTLFSHFNGISRPTSGLIKIDGEPASYKKDDLIKIRQKVGMVFQNPDDQLFSPTVAEDVAFGPMNLGLPDDEVEKRVEESLDAVGMLGSQRKAPHHLSGGQKKKVAIAGILAMKPDIMVLDEPTTGLDPHGAEQVMDILYDLNQNRNMSIIISSHDVEMVTEFATKIFVLHGGQIIHQGTPEDIFNDPETIKKARLKQPTAAALLHRLKTNGMSVGVKLTVEEAYHEILHGMGEDSYHNLLHMVKDQCHHKLLHTLGEEKYHEMLHILEEEKKNLIAKEFKKSIGK from the coding sequence ATGGCCAGAGTAGTTATTAAAACCGAAAATATGAGTTTCACCTATCCTGATGGAACTTCTGCACTTCAAAATATAAATATGGAAATATTAGAGGGTGAACGAGCTGCCATCATTGGATCCAATGGTGCTGGTAAATCAACATTATTCTCTCATTTTAACGGTATTTCAAGACCCACCTCAGGTTTGATTAAAATTGATGGGGAACCAGCCAGTTACAAGAAGGATGATCTGATAAAGATCAGACAGAAAGTAGGTATGGTGTTTCAGAACCCGGATGACCAGCTTTTTTCACCCACAGTGGCAGAGGATGTGGCTTTCGGGCCCATGAATTTGGGTCTTCCTGATGATGAGGTGGAAAAGAGGGTTGAAGAATCATTAGACGCTGTGGGAATGCTGGGATCTCAAAGAAAAGCACCTCACCACTTGAGTGGAGGTCAAAAGAAGAAGGTGGCTATTGCCGGTATTCTGGCCATGAAACCGGATATAATGGTTCTGGATGAACCAACCACCGGACTGGATCCACACGGAGCAGAACAGGTTATGGACATCCTTTATGATCTTAATCAGAACAGAAATATGAGCATAATCATTTCTTCACACGACGTGGAGATGGTTACTGAGTTTGCAACCAAGATTTTCGTACTCCACGGGGGCCAGATCATCCACCAGGGCACTCCCGAGGACATATTTAATGATCCAGAAACCATTAAAAAAGCACGCCTAAAACAACCCACTGCAGCGGCATTGTTACACCGCCTTAAGACCAATGGAATGTCAGTTGGTGTCAAGTTAACAGTTGAAGAGGCCTATCATGAGATCCTTCATGGTATGGGTGAAGATTCCTATCACAATCTCCTGCACATGGTTAAAGACCAGTGTCATCATAAATTACTGCACACCCTTGGTGAGGAGAAATATCATGAAATGCTCCACATTCTTGAAGAAGAAAAGAAAAATCTAATTGCTAAAGAATTTAAAAAATCAATCGGAAAATGA
- the cbiQ gene encoding cobalt ECF transporter T component CbiQ, which yields MQGLAEIDREAGKDSFMNSLDGRIKLISSLLIIIYAVSSTNLMILVIMEMYLLILISLSNVTPMYALKRIALIIPFGGFVALIQPFFQPGNVIWTGAFGLLHMTDYGLYFGTLLLFRVTVSVTSIVFLSSSTSMQDLVASAQKLGVPHQLAMLLNLTVRYLFFFYDQLTNILNAQSTRCFDIFSKKTPYKWRLRKVGETITMMFLRAFEQGETVYMSMMCRGYSENTRIYRAKAKLDKKDFAFIGTTIFILLSLQLLTTMVL from the coding sequence ATGCAAGGACTAGCTGAAATCGACAGGGAAGCAGGTAAAGACAGCTTCATGAACAGTTTAGACGGAAGGATAAAACTAATATCCTCCCTGTTAATCATCATATACGCAGTTTCCAGTACCAACCTTATGATACTGGTTATAATGGAGATGTACCTTTTAATCCTGATTTCACTGTCCAATGTAACCCCCATGTATGCCTTGAAACGTATAGCTCTTATTATTCCATTTGGAGGTTTCGTGGCCCTCATACAACCATTCTTCCAACCAGGAAATGTGATCTGGACCGGGGCCTTTGGATTGTTACACATGACTGATTACGGTCTTTACTTTGGAACATTACTCCTCTTCAGGGTCACGGTTTCAGTCACCTCCATTGTCTTTTTATCTTCATCCACATCCATGCAGGATCTGGTGGCCTCTGCCCAGAAATTAGGAGTCCCCCACCAGTTAGCCATGCTCTTAAACCTCACTGTTCGCTACCTATTCTTCTTTTACGATCAACTAACCAACATTTTAAACGCCCAATCCACCCGCTGTTTTGATATATTCAGCAAAAAAACACCATACAAGTGGAGATTGAGAAAAGTGGGAGAAACTATCACAATGATGTTCCTCCGGGCATTTGAACAGGGCGAAACTGTGTATATGAGTATGATGTGCCGGGGTTATTCTGAAAATACTCGTATTTACCGGGCCAAAGCCAAACTGGATAAGAAAGATTTTGCTTTTATAGGAACCACCATATTTATATTATTATCCTTACAATTACTGACTACGATGGTACTTTAA
- a CDS encoding PDGLE domain-containing protein, which translates to MNTKNRNLLIGGLIIAIIIAVLAPFLASGNPDGLESTAGTLEVPESEAHYTAPLPDYAIPGMEENPLGGVIALVVGTIVVLLAVLGVTALFRKRKENGTE; encoded by the coding sequence ATGAACACTAAAAACCGCAACCTATTAATTGGCGGACTTATCATTGCCATAATAATTGCTGTTCTGGCACCTTTCCTGGCATCAGGCAACCCCGACGGACTGGAAAGTACAGCGGGAACTCTCGAAGTACCTGAGTCTGAAGCACACTACACTGCCCCATTACCGGACTATGCCATACCTGGAATGGAAGAAAATCCATTAGGTGGTGTTATCGCCTTGGTAGTGGGAACTATTGTGGTTCTTCTGGCTGTACTCGGAGTTACAGCCCTATTCCGGAAAAGGAAGGAAAATGGAACTGAATGA
- the cbiM gene encoding cobalt transporter CbiM: MHIPDGFIPLWQCAIYWIIALIVLGYSLKWARENLDEKNIPLMAVLAAGIFAIQAMNIPIPWGTSGHMVGAALIAIIFVSPWAAVLVLSIVLILQGLIFGDGGMTALGANIVNMGLIGGFVGFYAYKTLKGIGRIPAIFIAAWASIFLAAIACSIEMSLAGTFPLVEGLIFMGLYHAVIGCIEGIITVVVILGIDNVRPDLLPAWVSSRKQEAVE, from the coding sequence ATGCATATACCCGATGGTTTCATCCCATTATGGCAGTGTGCCATATACTGGATCATTGCTTTAATAGTACTCGGCTATTCCCTAAAATGGGCTAGAGAAAACCTGGATGAAAAAAATATACCCCTTATGGCCGTTTTGGCAGCAGGAATATTTGCCATTCAAGCCATGAACATACCTATACCCTGGGGAACCAGTGGACATATGGTAGGCGCAGCATTAATAGCAATCATATTTGTCAGCCCATGGGCTGCAGTGCTGGTTTTATCCATAGTATTAATACTACAAGGACTTATCTTTGGAGACGGTGGAATGACCGCTCTCGGAGCAAATATTGTTAACATGGGACTTATTGGTGGTTTCGTTGGATTCTACGCCTACAAAACCCTAAAAGGAATAGGGAGAATACCGGCAATCTTCATTGCCGCATGGGCATCCATATTCCTGGCAGCTATAGCTTGTTCCATTGAAATGTCACTGGCCGGTACTTTCCCACTGGTGGAAGGACTCATATTCATGGGATTATACCATGCTGTGATAGGCTGTATAGAAGGCATAATCACTGTAGTGGTTATTCTGGGTATTGATAATGTGCGGCCCGACCTGTTACCCGCATGGGTAAGCAGCAGAAAGCAGGAGGCGGTAGAATGA
- a CDS encoding ECF transporter S component, translated as MHLPDGLLPLWQAAIYWILTIAIMAVYMYKLSKTEEKEKVIVNTSILAAVTIAASSISIPSPFGVPIHLFLIPLVAIILGPLSGVTVAFLCFIVQFFILGMGGITSLGANVVTMGIVMSFSTYYFYKFTRELDDRLSIFSGTFMGIIMATIAQVVIMLVAGVATLEVLMATLVPFYLFVGVIEGIINIFIILSLFKLKPELAKVEQI; from the coding sequence TTGCATTTACCTGATGGCCTGTTACCATTATGGCAGGCTGCAATCTACTGGATTTTAACCATTGCCATAATGGCAGTGTACATGTACAAACTTTCTAAAACAGAAGAAAAGGAGAAAGTTATTGTTAACACTTCTATTCTCGCGGCGGTAACCATTGCTGCATCTTCCATATCCATACCCTCACCTTTCGGGGTGCCCATACACTTATTTCTGATACCCCTGGTGGCAATTATATTAGGCCCTCTAAGTGGGGTTACAGTGGCATTCTTATGTTTCATAGTACAGTTTTTCATCCTGGGAATGGGCGGCATAACTTCCTTAGGTGCTAATGTGGTAACTATGGGAATTGTGATGAGTTTTTCCACCTATTATTTCTACAAATTCACGAGAGAACTGGATGATCGGTTGAGCATATTTTCAGGAACCTTCATGGGAATCATCATGGCCACTATAGCTCAGGTTGTAATAATGTTGGTTGCAGGTGTTGCCACATTAGAGGTTTTAATGGCCACGTTGGTACCGTTTTATCTGTTTGTGGGAGTTATTGAGGGTATTATCAACATCTTCATAATCCTGTCACTATTTAAACTAAAACCGGAACTGGCAAAGGTGGAACAAATTTAA